In one window of Bradysia coprophila strain Holo2 chromosome IV unlocalized genomic scaffold, BU_Bcop_v1 contig_106, whole genome shotgun sequence DNA:
- the LOC119070959 gene encoding peroxiredoxin 1-like isoform X2 — MESAPKRPRLSTSPSRYSGALQIQKPAPFFEGIAVFKKEFIKININDYKGRYLILFFYPLDFTFVCPTELIAFSERMEEFRKLDCAVVGCSTDSQYAHLAWTNVDRKTGGIGDLNYPLLSDKTMSIARSYGVLDEETGAPFRGLFIIDKDQRLRQIIVNDLPIGRSVDEVVRLVQALQSHEVNGQVCPINWKPGNRTIVPEPKAALEFFKTTS; from the exons ATGGAAAGTGCACCGAAACGACCTAGACTTTCAACTTCACCAAG tAGGTATAGCGGTGCTTTGCAAATTCAGAAACCGGCACCATTTTTCGAGGGCATTGCAGTCTTTAAAAAAGAGTTTATAAAAATCAACATCAACGACTACAAAGGACGATACCTCATTCTGTTCTTCTATCCATTGGACTT CACATTCGTCTGTCCCACTGAGCTCATTGCCTTTTCGGAAAGAATGGAAGAATTCCGAAAGCTTGATTGTGCAGTTGTTGGCTGCTCAACCGACAGTCAATACGCCCATTTAGCATGGACAAACGTGGATCGTAAAACCGGTGGAATTGGCGATTTGAATTATCCTCTTTTGTCGGATAAAACCATGAGCATTGCTCGCAGTTACGGTGTTTTAGATGAAGAGACTGGGGCACCGTTCCGTGGCTTATTTATTATCGATAAGGATCAACGTTTGCgtcaaataattgtaaatgatTTGCCTATTGGACGCAGTGTTGATGAAGTGGTGCGTTTGGTTCAGGCATTGCAGTCGCACGAAGTGAACGGTCAAGTTTGTCCGATTAATTGGAAACCAGGAAACAGAACGATTGTGCCAGAGCCGAAAGCGGCTTTGGAATTCTTCAAGACCACGTCTTAG
- the LOC119070959 gene encoding peroxiredoxin 1-like isoform X1 — MENTKDKTQIESDSVTTTDSYVIDTDGKKCSCNSRKRPFKDKKESVPTTDPCLENVAKKACSAFQYLAYLGAAVGDSATSSSRYSGALQIQKPAPFFEGIAVFKKEFIKININDYKGRYLILFFYPLDFTFVCPTELIAFSERMEEFRKLDCAVVGCSTDSQYAHLAWTNVDRKTGGIGDLNYPLLSDKTMSIARSYGVLDEETGAPFRGLFIIDKDQRLRQIIVNDLPIGRSVDEVVRLVQALQSHEVNGQVCPINWKPGNRTIVPEPKAALEFFKTTS, encoded by the exons ATGGAAAATACGAAAGATAAGACTCAAATTGAAAGTGATTCAGTTACCACCACTGATTCTTACGTGATCGACACTGATG GTAAGAAATGCAGCTGCAATAGTCGCAAACGTCCATTCAAAGATAAAAAAGAATCTGTCCCCACTACTGACCCTTGCTTGGAGAATGTTGCAAAGAAGGCGTGTTCAGCGTTCCAGTATCTAGCGTATCTAGGCGCTGCTGTGGGAGATTCGGCTACGTCGTCCAG tAGGTATAGCGGTGCTTTGCAAATTCAGAAACCGGCACCATTTTTCGAGGGCATTGCAGTCTTTAAAAAAGAGTTTATAAAAATCAACATCAACGACTACAAAGGACGATACCTCATTCTGTTCTTCTATCCATTGGACTT CACATTCGTCTGTCCCACTGAGCTCATTGCCTTTTCGGAAAGAATGGAAGAATTCCGAAAGCTTGATTGTGCAGTTGTTGGCTGCTCAACCGACAGTCAATACGCCCATTTAGCATGGACAAACGTGGATCGTAAAACCGGTGGAATTGGCGATTTGAATTATCCTCTTTTGTCGGATAAAACCATGAGCATTGCTCGCAGTTACGGTGTTTTAGATGAAGAGACTGGGGCACCGTTCCGTGGCTTATTTATTATCGATAAGGATCAACGTTTGCgtcaaataattgtaaatgatTTGCCTATTGGACGCAGTGTTGATGAAGTGGTGCGTTTGGTTCAGGCATTGCAGTCGCACGAAGTGAACGGTCAAGTTTGTCCGATTAATTGGAAACCAGGAAACAGAACGATTGTGCCAGAGCCGAAAGCGGCTTTGGAATTCTTCAAGACCACGTCTTAG